The uncultured Fibrobacter sp. genome contains the following window.
ACGGTTCCGGAAAGACTACGTTCTTGAGGGGAATCGCAGGGCTTCTCAAACCGAAATCAGGAGTCATCGAACTTTGCGACGGACTCTCCCGAAACCAGATTGGCTACCTACCGCAAATGACGATCGTGCAAAAGGATTTCCCAGCCTCGGTGGAAGAAATCGTACTGTCGGCATTCCAGGGAAAGCACCGTCTACTCCCCTTCTACAGGAAGGCGCACCGGGATCGCGCCATGGAATGCATGGCGCTAACCCGTACCGAAAGCCTTGCGAAATCTTGCTTCCGCGAGCTTTCGGGGGGCCAAAAGCAGCGTGTGCTTTTAGCGAGGGCCCTGTGCGCCGCCGAGCGTCTGTTGCTTCTCGATGAACCGGTGACAGGCCTCGATCCGGAATCTACAGAAACCATGTACCGCATTATCGAGGAACTGCACCAGAAGGGAATGACCGTTGTCATGGTGACTCACGATGTGGATACCGCCCTCGATGACGCCACCCGCGTACTGGACTTCAACAAGATTTCAACTAAGGAAAAATAAAAGTGTTCATGTCGCGACTTCCTCAAACCTCATACCTCAAAGCGCTGTAAGCGCGACCCCAAACCCCTATGCCAGAACTCATAGAAAAGCTTTCGTTCTACTTGGATTTTCCATTCGTCCGCTACGCGATTATCGTAGGCGTTCTCGTGTCGCTCTGCTCGTCGCTATTGGGCGTGACCTTGGTGCTCAAGCGCTACTCCTACATCGGCGACGGCCTTTCGCATGTGGCCTTCGGAGCACTCTCCATTGCAGCCGTCCTCAAGATCACGAATAACATGTTGCTCATCTTGCCGGTAACGGTCGCCGTGGCGGTACTCCTGCTGTGTACAGGAAAGAATGCGCGCATCAAGGGCGACGCAGCGATCGCAATGGTTTCGGTCGGCGCACTTGCCATCGGTTACTTGCTAATGAACCTATTCTCCACATCGGCAAATATCTCGGGCGACGTGTGCACGACCCTTTTTGGCTCTACCTCGATTTTGACGCTCCGCGTAGAAGAAGTCTACCTGTGCGTTGCGCTCTCGATTGCAGTCCTCGCCGTATTCATCCTTTTTTACCACAAGATTTTTGCCATCACTTTCGACGAGAATTTTGCGCAGGCGACCGGAGTCAACACGACGATTTTCAACTTGCTGATTGCAGTCATCGTCGCAGTCATCATCGTACTCGCCATGAACCTGGTGGGTGCCCTCCTGGTGTCCGCCCTGGTGGTATTTCCGTCGCTTTCGGCCATGCGCGTATTCAAGAGTTTCTTTGCGGTAACGGTCGCTGCGGCCATCATCTCGGTCGTATGCTCGCTCATCGGAATTATCGTTGCCATTCTTGCGGGGACTCCCGTGGGTTCGACCATCGTAGCGGCAGACATTGTGGCATTCGGTATCTTCTATTCCATCAGCCTGATTCAGGGCAGAGGAGCATAAGTTGCCTAAAGTTGCTTTTGTCGTTCTGCTCGCCTTTGCGGCCCTGTTTGCAGAGGTGCCAACCGGCAACAAGAAAATTGACATCGACATTTCTCGCATGAGCGGAACCATGGTCTATGGGCAAGTTTACCAGATGGTCATGTACCCGAGCAAGTATCTCGGAAAGCACATCAAGATGAAGGGAATCTTTTCGAGCTACTACGACGAGGAAATGAAACGGCGATTTTTCGGTTGCGTGATTCAAGACGCTCTCGCCTGTTGTTCGCAGGGGCTCGCCTTCGAGCTTACAAAGCCGCGCAAGTTCCCGAAAGAATACCCCGCCGAAGGAGCCGTGATTACGATTACGGGTGACTTTGATTTTGAAAGTGACGAAGGTGGCGGCGGGTTCCCCATCATTCGCAACGCGGAAATGCAGACCGAAAAATAAATTCGTTGTTTTGACTGTTTTTTACCGGAATTTTTGAGTGAAATTTTTGAAGACCATAATCGTCGCATTGCTGGTAGCAGGCTTACTTTCTATCGCCCAGCACCATCACGATGACTTTGACGAGCATGACGACTGCCCGGTCTGCGCCCTGGTGCAGAATGGTCTCGATTTCAGCGGCGATGCCACCGAAGTCGCCGTATTTTTGGTGGTTATCGGTGAACTGGTAAGCGAAATTCGCATTTTCAGGACGAATCCGCGCTTTCATTTTTCAAGACCCCGCGCCCCTCCCGCCCTCTCGGCATAATCCGTTAAAACTTTAACCGCAACAGCCTACTTTTTGCCTTGCGAATAACCGCTAGGCGTTTTGGAATGTTGTCCGCAAATCTTTTCGCGGATAGGATTGTTGCACCCTAAAAACGTCCATTGCGATGGACAAACAACCGA
Protein-coding sequences here:
- a CDS encoding ABC transporter ATP-binding protein — encoded protein: MKDNVLIKCRQLTLGYGSKDLVRDLDYDVIAGDYLCIVGRNGSGKTTFLRGIAGLLKPKSGVIELCDGLSRNQIGYLPQMTIVQKDFPASVEEIVLSAFQGKHRLLPFYRKAHRDRAMECMALTRTESLAKSCFRELSGGQKQRVLLARALCAAERLLLLDEPVTGLDPESTETMYRIIEELHQKGMTVVMVTHDVDTALDDATRVLDFNKISTKEK
- a CDS encoding metal ABC transporter permease is translated as MPELIEKLSFYLDFPFVRYAIIVGVLVSLCSSLLGVTLVLKRYSYIGDGLSHVAFGALSIAAVLKITNNMLLILPVTVAVAVLLLCTGKNARIKGDAAIAMVSVGALAIGYLLMNLFSTSANISGDVCTTLFGSTSILTLRVEEVYLCVALSIAVLAVFILFYHKIFAITFDENFAQATGVNTTIFNLLIAVIVAVIIVLAMNLVGALLVSALVVFPSLSAMRVFKSFFAVTVAAAIISVVCSLIGIIVAILAGTPVGSTIVAADIVAFGIFYSISLIQGRGA